The genome window GGTTCATCCCGTGGGGCCCGATGTACGCGGTCGACGACGGCGAGGCCGGCGAGGCTCTCGCCGAGGTCGCCGAGCGGCGGGACGCGACCCCCCAGCAGGTCTCGCTCGCGTGGCTCCTCGACCACTCCGACGTGACGCTGCCGATCCCGGGGACGTCGAGCGTCGACCACCTCGAGTCCAACCTCGCGGCCGCGGACCTGTCGCTGACGGACGAGGACCGGGCCGCGCTGAACGACGTCGACCCGCAGTAGGCCGCGAGGCCACGCCTGCCGGCTTCACCCGGCGGTCTCGACGTCGGCCATCTCGGCGACCTTCAGCGCGGTCGCGACGTTGAATGCCAGCCCGAGCGGCGCGGCGACGACCGCGGCCGCGACCGCGCCGCCGGGGCCGGCGTGCGCGAGGAGGCTCACCGGGACCGAACAGAGCGCCGTGACGACCGCGACGGCGAGGAAGAACCCGAGCGGTCGGTGTTCGTCCACGAGCGCTCGTGCCCGCCGCGCCGCGGACTCGATCCCGCGGTCCTCCAAGGCGAGGACGTAGACGGTCGGGAAGTACAGGTACGAGACGACGAGCGCCGCGAGGACCGCGACCACGAACAGCGGCGGGAAGAGGAGCAGCGGCAGGAACAGGGCCGCGAGTGCGAGGACCACGAGCGCTTCGAGGAGGATCATCCGAGCGCCGAACCGGCGGACGGCCGTGACGAAGTCGAAGCGCCCGGTCGTGATCCCCGCCGCGATGCTCCCGAAGTAGCCCGCGCTCAGCGCGCCGGAGACGACGACGTACGCGCCGATCAGGGGTGCGAGCAGCGGGAACGGGTCGACGGCCCCAAACGGGAGCGACACCGTCACGCCGTCGCCGCTCGGCGCGTCAACGAAGCTCCAGAGGTCGTACCGGTACACCGGGAACGAGGCGCGGAGCGAGAGCCCGTTCGTCCGTCCCGTCGCGAGCAGTTCCCGGGCGCGGAACAGCGCCGTCGCCAGCGGGACGAGCGCGAGCGGAAGCAGCCGCCCGAGGTGCGCGAACGTGCGTTGGAGGATCGGTTCCGGGGGCGGCGTGTCGGCTGACGGACCGGTGGAGGGCTCGGCCATGGCGGGTTGATTGCGTTCGATCGTGAAAAGCGTCGTCCGTTCGCTCCAATCGACCGCACGCCGCGACGGGATCGAGGTCCGGTGGCGAGCCTACTCCTCGAACGGGTTCGTCAGCTCGACGGTCTCCTCGCGGTCGGGGCCGACGCCGACGGCGTACACCGGGGTGTCGATCTCGTCGGCGAGGAACTCCAGATACTCGCGGGCCGCCTCGGGTAAGGCGTCGTAGCCGGCCTCCGCGACCGTCGAGGAATCGAACTCTTCCCACGTGTCGAGCGTCTCGTATATCGGCTCGCAGCGCTCCCACCGATCGGTCGTGGTGGGGACCGTGTCGATCTCTTCGCCCTCAAGTTCGTAGCCCGTACACACCCTCAGCTCGTCGAGCCCGGCGAGTACGTCGACGTGGTTGACCGCGACGCCGGTGAACCCGGAGACGCGCGCCGAGTGCCGGAGCATCGGGAGGTCGAGCCAGCCGATCCGGCGCGGACGACCGGTGACCGTGCCGAACTCGCCGCCCTTCTCGCGGATCTCGTCGGCGAGCGCCTCCTCGGCAGCGTCGCCGTCGAGCTCCGTCGGGAGCGGGCCTTCGCCGACGCGCGAGAGGTACGCCTTCACGATGCCGACGACCTCGCCGTCGCCGACTTTCGTGACGCCGAGCCCGGAGCCGACGGCCGCGCCGCCGGCCGTCGGGTTCGACGAGGTAACGAACGGGTAGTTCCCGTGGTCGACGTCGATGTGGGTTCCCTGCGCGCCCTCGAAGACGATCGCGTCGCCGGCCTCGTGACGGCGGTAGAGGTAGTCGGAGCAGTTGACGGTCATGCCCTCGTCGGCGAGGCGCTCGCCGATCGCGGCGAACTCCTCGTGGAGCGCGTCGACGTCGAACGCCTCGGCGCGGTCGTCATCGTCGAGTTCGAGCCCGTACACGTCCTCGACGAGCGCGCGCTTCTGCGGCACGGCGTACTCCAGCTTCTCGCGGAGCGCGTCCGGGTCGAGCAGGTCGGCGACCCGGATTCCGCGGCGGCCGGCCTTGTCCTCGTAGGTCGGGCCGATCCCGCGGCCGGTGGTGCCGACCTCGTCGCCGGCGTCGTCGTCGGCCTTCACCTCCTCCTCGATTCCGTCGAGCACGCGGTGGTACGGCATGATAACGTGCGCGCGGCGGGCGACGCGCACGTCGGGGTCGAGCCCGCGCTCGCGCAGGTCGTCTATCTCGGTGAACAGCGTGCGCGGGTTGACGACGCAGCCGTTGCCGAGAA of Halorubrum trapanicum contains these proteins:
- a CDS encoding adenylosuccinate synthase, which gives rise to MTLTIVGSQLGDEGKGALVDRWGGDADVVVRYQGGDNAGHTVVEGGAEYKLSLVPSGAVRGTVGILGNGCVVNPRTLFTEIDDLRERGLDPDVRVARRAHVIMPYHRVLDGIEEEVKADDDAGDEVGTTGRGIGPTYEDKAGRRGIRVADLLDPDALREKLEYAVPQKRALVEDVYGLELDDDDRAEAFDVDALHEEFAAIGERLADEGMTVNCSDYLYRRHEAGDAIVFEGAQGTHIDVDHGNYPFVTSSNPTAGGAAVGSGLGVTKVGDGEVVGIVKAYLSRVGEGPLPTELDGDAAEEALADEIREKGGEFGTVTGRPRRIGWLDLPMLRHSARVSGFTGVAVNHVDVLAGLDELRVCTGYELEGEEIDTVPTTTDRWERCEPIYETLDTWEEFDSSTVAEAGYDALPEAAREYLEFLADEIDTPVYAVGVGPDREETVELTNPFEE